The following coding sequences are from one Pigmentibacter sp. JX0631 window:
- a CDS encoding PLP-dependent aspartate aminotransferase family protein: protein MKNLSHIDTVCVHAGASPDELTGAIMPPIFQTSTYVQPSPGNPKIYDYSRGGNPTRTALEEALAALEKTNYSVSFSSGLAAVGAIAQLLNPNDHVIVCDDVYGGTGRLFRKLFAKYEIIFEFIDMTDFKKVENSIRSNTKLIWIETPTNPLLKLIDIEKIASLAKKHNALTVVDNTFSSPIFQNPIELGADIILHSTTKYIGGHSDMVGGCLMLNDKSLADQLKFIQFAGGSVNSPFEAFLLHRSIKTLSLRMKKHNENAIQIAKEMEKIPLFSEVIFPGLESHPQHSLAKKQMRGYSGMISARINGDFEKLKLFLSKLKYFSLAESLGGVESLVNHPETMTHASVPADHRKILGITANLLRFSVGIEDSQDLIEDIKNAAKI from the coding sequence CCTATTTTTCAAACTTCTACATATGTTCAACCTAGCCCTGGAAATCCTAAAATATATGATTATTCAAGAGGTGGTAATCCAACAAGAACAGCACTTGAAGAAGCATTAGCCGCTCTTGAGAAAACGAACTATTCTGTTTCTTTTTCTTCTGGCCTAGCTGCTGTAGGAGCTATAGCTCAACTTCTTAATCCAAATGATCATGTAATTGTTTGTGATGATGTTTATGGAGGAACTGGTAGACTTTTCCGTAAACTATTTGCAAAATATGAAATTATTTTTGAATTTATTGACATGACGGATTTTAAAAAAGTTGAAAACTCAATAAGAAGTAACACTAAATTAATTTGGATAGAAACTCCTACTAACCCATTATTAAAGTTAATTGATATCGAAAAAATTGCCTCGTTAGCAAAAAAACATAATGCTCTGACAGTTGTTGATAATACTTTTTCTTCCCCAATTTTTCAAAATCCCATTGAGTTGGGAGCTGATATAATTTTACATAGTACAACAAAATATATTGGTGGACATAGCGACATGGTAGGTGGATGTTTAATGTTAAATGATAAATCCCTTGCTGACCAATTAAAATTTATTCAATTTGCTGGAGGAAGTGTTAACTCTCCTTTTGAAGCATTTTTATTGCATAGAAGTATAAAAACCCTTTCGTTGAGAATGAAAAAACATAATGAAAATGCAATTCAAATTGCAAAAGAAATGGAAAAAATCCCCTTATTTTCGGAAGTCATATTTCCTGGTCTAGAATCTCACCCTCAACATTCTTTGGCAAAAAAGCAAATGAGAGGTTATTCTGGAATGATTTCAGCAAGAATAAACGGCGATTTTGAGAAATTAAAATTGTTTCTTTCCAAATTAAAATATTTTTCACTGGCTGAAAGCCTAGGCGGCGTTGAATCTCTTGTAAATCATCCTGAAACAATGACACATGCTAGCGTCCCTGCAGATCATCGAAAGATTTTAGGGATTACTGCTAATTTGCTTAGATTCTCTGTAGGGATTGAAGATTCTCAAGATCTCATCGAAGATATTAAAAATGCAGCAAAAATTTGA
- a CDS encoding M12 family metallopeptidase — translation MKLKFIFLVFIIQIKVFSLENNSAPVEAQYFWPAGKIYYKIDYKFYKDSDISLIKQAMQNIMNVSKVKFVEINNTELENQKNYINITDGDSCHSEIGMIGGAQKLLLHNMQCMRLGTIMHELMHSIGFYHEQSRYDRDQYIIINWDNIIDKRKYNFEKKGEFTTRFGKYDYASIMHYGAYAFSKNGSCTISTVDPQINIGQRSQLSPTDIYGLWLAYGTP, via the coding sequence ATGAAATTAAAATTTATTTTCCTAGTGTTTATTATTCAAATAAAAGTATTTAGTTTAGAAAACAACTCTGCTCCTGTAGAAGCTCAATACTTTTGGCCTGCTGGAAAAATCTATTACAAGATAGATTATAAATTTTATAAAGATTCAGATATATCTTTAATTAAACAGGCAATGCAAAATATAATGAACGTTTCAAAAGTTAAATTTGTTGAAATAAATAATACTGAACTTGAAAATCAAAAAAATTATATCAATATAACCGATGGCGATTCCTGTCACAGTGAAATTGGTATGATTGGAGGGGCGCAAAAATTGCTGTTACATAATATGCAATGTATGCGATTAGGTACAATTATGCACGAACTAATGCATAGCATTGGTTTTTATCATGAACAAAGTCGATATGATAGAGATCAATATATCATAATTAATTGGGATAACATCATAGATAAAAGAAAATATAATTTTGAAAAAAAAGGTGAATTTACAACAAGATTTGGAAAATATGATTATGCTTCAATCATGCACTATGGAGCATATGCTTTTTCTAAAAATGGAAGTTGCACAATTTCTACGGTAGATCCCCAAATAAATATAGGACAACGTAGTCAATTAAGTCCAACTGATATTTATGGTCTTTGGTTGGCCTATGGAACTCCTTAA
- a CDS encoding iron-containing alcohol dehydrogenase yields MQNFEKLIKTLRNEEIQNFKDSKIPEQYYCNNYADFKNILLKLNANYSAKKLFILSDGEFKNSSLEEPTSIDKKICDILKDDFEIIFKNLSVDAKVNPQEIHASEHYLKYIDSYINEVKCNCQIYISLGSGTITDLLKHSLYNNYKDAIFISIPTAMTVTAFTSSFSVLDIGGAKRTRQSKHIDHTIWIEPLLQAAPIALSRAGYGDLLARFVAYGDWYLGFKLGISKNYNELAFRLMDVYCDELKILAPNFANNKLSSSAVESLAPILSMAGIAMSLSGETTPLSGYEHVISHGLDFLKLTAGKELVLHGEQVALASLTSAMSFDWILSIDSFDEKKFRTLTLNEADKLVSKLLLNAPYFGINEVDKQINKNNIELAKEEFLKDYIVKNEKWNEMKELFHCFIKDFEETKNKIKSLTIRAQDLEDILVKSKLPIYPEATNPAISALEYRWAVRFSPFVRSRFSIGDFLFWIGEDPCVVAAI; encoded by the coding sequence ATGCAAAATTTTGAAAAATTAATTAAGACTTTAAGAAATGAAGAAATACAAAATTTTAAAGATTCTAAAATACCTGAGCAATATTATTGTAATAATTATGCAGATTTTAAAAATATATTATTAAAATTAAATGCTAATTATTCAGCAAAAAAATTATTCATTCTTTCTGATGGAGAATTTAAAAATTCAAGTTTAGAAGAACCAACTTCTATAGATAAAAAAATATGCGATATATTAAAAGATGATTTCGAAATTATATTTAAAAATCTTTCCGTTGATGCTAAAGTAAATCCACAAGAAATCCATGCTTCAGAACATTATTTAAAGTATATTGATAGCTATATTAACGAAGTTAAATGTAATTGCCAGATTTATATATCATTGGGTAGTGGTACAATTACAGATTTACTAAAGCATTCTTTATACAATAATTACAAAGATGCAATATTTATTTCAATTCCTACAGCAATGACAGTAACAGCTTTTACTTCGAGTTTTTCCGTCCTTGATATTGGAGGAGCAAAAAGAACAAGACAGTCAAAACATATAGATCATACAATTTGGATTGAACCGTTACTACAGGCAGCTCCGATCGCTCTATCTCGAGCAGGCTATGGTGATTTATTAGCACGCTTTGTTGCATATGGTGATTGGTACTTAGGTTTTAAACTTGGTATTAGCAAAAATTATAATGAATTAGCTTTTAGATTGATGGATGTATATTGTGATGAATTAAAAATTTTGGCACCAAATTTTGCAAATAATAAACTTTCTAGTTCAGCTGTGGAATCATTAGCACCCATTTTATCTATGGCTGGAATAGCTATGTCATTAAGTGGAGAAACAACACCTTTAAGCGGATATGAGCATGTTATTAGCCATGGGTTAGATTTTTTAAAATTAACTGCTGGCAAAGAATTGGTACTACATGGTGAACAAGTTGCTTTGGCATCATTAACAAGTGCAATGTCTTTTGATTGGATTTTAAGTATCGATAGTTTTGATGAAAAAAAATTTAGAACTCTTACTTTAAATGAAGCAGATAAGTTGGTTTCTAAATTACTTTTAAATGCTCCTTATTTTGGAATTAATGAAGTAGATAAACAAATAAATAAAAATAATATAGAATTAGCTAAAGAAGAGTTTTTAAAAGATTACATAGTGAAAAATGAAAAATGGAATGAGATGAAAGAATTATTTCATTGTTTTATCAAAGATTTTGAAGAAACAAAAAACAAAATTAAATCTCTAACAATAAGAGCTCAGGATCTTGAAGATATTTTAGTAAAATCCAAGCTCCCTATATATCCGGAAGCAACAAATCCTGCCATTTCAGCTTTAGAATATCGTTGGGCGGTTAGATTTTCACCTTTTGTAAGATCGCGTTTTTCTATAGGAGATTTTCTTTTTTGGATTGGTGAAGATCCGTGTGTTGTGGCAGCAATATAA
- a CDS encoding NADH-quinone oxidoreductase subunit N gives MSLDLTMTQLQETVKTAIQTRLWSDILPPASFYFLALPILLFLVGGLITMIVGVFKTEPEKPCYSSWYIAVFVCFVSASAAILSNTEIPKAFLGSGVLIDDISRTSFIVISIGTLFTLMAASMTKIGKQLLRSELLTLILFSSAGLMVMCAAGEFLSFFVGLELTSISLYILVGYQRKTFQAMEASLKYFILGAAAAAMLLMGAALIYASIGSLRFSDLRLLNISLNNPFSLLGVLLVMSGLGFKLAIAPFHSWAPDVYQGANSHLTGYMASLVKFSVAIVVLRILSQSFAPGEKTGLIIMFWLLGAISIVVGSLFGLVHNSIKRILAYSSVANAGYFCLAFASLASDPHSVEAKQSLIAYAVIYAVLSLGAFTVISWFEDSNREDLLKEELSGIGFKKPVAAVTLSIFLFGFAGIPPIAGFFGKFYLLLSAVNQGFIGLAIILVVFSCLSLFYYLSIMAEMWFKPATRYSIHNNQSEETNSGMQALTIIAAISAIVIGILGPRWAININYNQASEKNLRIVNTEKLNQTSKQVVSTDHQK, from the coding sequence ATGTCACTTGATCTTACAATGACTCAGCTCCAAGAAACTGTAAAAACAGCTATTCAAACTCGTCTTTGGAGTGACATTTTACCTCCTGCAAGTTTTTATTTTTTAGCTCTACCTATTCTTTTATTTTTAGTAGGTGGATTAATAACTATGATTGTAGGTGTGTTTAAAACTGAGCCAGAGAAACCTTGTTATAGTTCATGGTACATAGCTGTATTTGTTTGTTTCGTCTCTGCTTCAGCTGCAATATTAAGTAATACAGAAATACCTAAAGCTTTTTTAGGAAGTGGTGTATTAATTGATGATATCTCTAGAACTTCATTTATAGTAATATCAATTGGTACTTTATTTACATTAATGGCAGCTTCTATGACTAAAATTGGTAAACAATTATTACGCTCAGAATTGCTAACATTAATATTGTTTTCATCTGCAGGTTTAATGGTTATGTGCGCTGCAGGTGAATTTCTAAGTTTCTTTGTAGGTTTAGAGTTAACAAGTATTTCCTTATATATTTTAGTTGGATATCAAAGGAAAACTTTCCAAGCTATGGAAGCATCATTAAAATATTTTATTCTTGGTGCAGCTGCTGCGGCTATGTTATTAATGGGGGCAGCGTTAATTTATGCAAGTATTGGTTCATTGCGTTTTTCAGATTTAAGATTGTTAAATATTTCTTTAAATAATCCATTTAGTTTACTTGGTGTTTTATTAGTAATGAGCGGTCTTGGATTTAAACTGGCAATTGCTCCTTTCCATTCGTGGGCTCCTGATGTTTATCAGGGAGCAAACTCACATTTAACTGGTTACATGGCTTCATTAGTAAAATTTAGTGTTGCTATTGTTGTTTTAAGAATACTAAGCCAAAGCTTCGCACCCGGCGAAAAAACTGGTCTTATTATTATGTTCTGGTTACTTGGAGCTATCTCAATCGTCGTTGGTTCTTTATTTGGTTTAGTGCATAATAGCATCAAACGAATTTTAGCTTATTCTTCAGTTGCAAATGCAGGATATTTTTGCCTAGCTTTCGCATCATTAGCCAGTGATCCGCACAGCGTTGAAGCAAAACAATCATTAATAGCCTATGCAGTTATTTATGCTGTATTAAGTCTTGGAGCTTTTACTGTAATTTCATGGTTTGAAGATTCTAATCGGGAAGATTTACTAAAAGAAGAATTGTCAGGTATTGGTTTTAAAAAGCCAGTAGCAGCTGTAACTTTAAGTATTTTCTTATTTGGATTTGCGGGTATTCCACCAATAGCAGGCTTTTTTGGAAAATTTTATTTACTACTTTCAGCAGTAAATCAAGGATTTATTGGTTTAGCAATCATTTTAGTAGTGTTTAGTTGTTTATCTTTATTCTACTACTTATCAATTATGGCAGAAATGTGGTTTAAACCAGCTACTAGATACTCAATTCATAATAATCAATCTGAAGAAACAAATTCTGGTATGCAAGCATTAACAATAATTGCTGCTATATCTGCCATTGTAATAGGTATTTTGGGTCCAAGATGGGCAATTAATATTAACTATAATCAAGCATCAGAGAAAAATTTAAGAATTGTTAATACTGAGAAATTAAATCAAACTTCTAAACAAGTAGTAAGCACAGATCATCAAAAATAG
- a CDS encoding NADH-quinone oxidoreductase subunit M, translated as MIDGISQWILSLLIIFPLLVAGVILLIPASANYCLHKKVALFGILIEFLLSLHLIKHFVPYSAQFQFAQVLNWLPAKTGIKYIVGVDGLNLILVLLSTAFSLIAMLTIYHTIKTHVKAFLALFLILESSIIGVFVSLDVVLFYVFWELSLIPVYFMIGIWGGKNRIYATIKLFIYGVLGSLLMLVSFIYLYYSHSVINGGVYSSNLLDLYKTAASLPFATQAWLFGAVTLAFGIKVPIFPFHTWLSDTYEQAPATYTIMSGVILKLATYGLIRFSVCLFPSAAVYFANHIMVLGVIAILYGALIAWQQKNVRRIMAFSSLSHLGFIVIGIFSLNTIGIQGAIYQMVNHAITAGALFVLFNYLHDKTSSFNLDDFGGLAKILPWFAFFFVAVAMGSVALPSTGSFIGEWLILIGSFQANPILGSIATLGVIFGSVYILWATYKILFGPLENSENKKYKSLNKFEVLQLSTLTILIYVLGFASSAVLQHTKPTLLNIERSVNSNSPYLSELANSHQGLLVPLNKFPTVQLEKE; from the coding sequence ATGATCGATGGCATTTCGCAGTGGATTTTATCACTGCTCATAATTTTTCCTTTACTAGTTGCAGGTGTCATTTTATTAATCCCTGCATCAGCAAATTATTGTCTGCATAAAAAAGTTGCTTTATTTGGGATATTAATTGAGTTTCTTTTATCGTTACATTTAATTAAACATTTTGTTCCTTATTCAGCACAATTTCAGTTTGCGCAAGTATTAAATTGGTTACCTGCAAAAACTGGAATAAAATATATAGTAGGCGTTGATGGATTAAATTTAATTTTAGTTTTACTATCAACAGCTTTTTCTCTCATAGCTATGCTGACAATTTATCATACAATTAAAACACACGTAAAAGCTTTTTTAGCTTTATTTTTGATTTTAGAATCTTCTATTATTGGTGTTTTTGTTTCTCTTGATGTTGTTTTATTTTATGTTTTTTGGGAGCTATCTTTAATCCCTGTATACTTTATGATTGGTATTTGGGGAGGAAAAAATCGAATTTATGCGACAATTAAGTTATTTATTTATGGAGTTTTAGGCAGCTTATTAATGCTAGTTTCCTTTATCTATTTATATTACAGTCATTCTGTAATAAATGGTGGAGTTTATTCTTCTAATCTCCTTGATTTATATAAAACAGCTGCGTCTTTACCTTTTGCAACGCAAGCTTGGTTATTTGGCGCTGTTACTTTAGCGTTTGGGATTAAAGTTCCAATCTTTCCTTTTCATACTTGGTTATCAGATACTTATGAGCAAGCACCAGCGACGTATACAATCATGTCGGGAGTCATATTAAAATTAGCCACATATGGTTTAATACGTTTTAGTGTTTGTCTTTTCCCTAGTGCAGCTGTTTATTTTGCTAACCATATAATGGTTCTTGGTGTAATAGCTATTCTGTATGGAGCATTAATTGCTTGGCAGCAAAAAAATGTACGAAGAATCATGGCGTTTTCTTCCTTAAGCCATTTAGGATTTATTGTAATTGGAATATTTTCTTTAAATACAATTGGCATTCAAGGCGCTATTTATCAAATGGTTAATCATGCTATTACTGCAGGTGCTTTATTTGTATTATTTAATTATTTACATGATAAAACATCTTCCTTCAATTTAGATGATTTTGGCGGATTAGCTAAAATTTTGCCTTGGTTTGCTTTTTTCTTTGTTGCTGTTGCAATGGGATCTGTTGCTTTACCAAGTACAGGAAGTTTTATTGGTGAATGGCTAATTTTAATTGGATCATTTCAAGCTAATCCAATTTTAGGTTCGATAGCTACCTTAGGAGTAATATTTGGTTCAGTGTATATTTTATGGGCTACATATAAAATATTATTTGGACCTTTAGAAAACTCAGAGAATAAAAAATATAAAAGTCTTAATAAATTTGAAGTTCTTCAATTAAGTACACTTACTATTTTAATTTATGTTTTAGGTTTTGCTTCTTCAGCAGTTTTACAGCATACAAAACCAACACTGCTTAATATTGAAAGAAGTGTGAATAGTAATTCTCCTTATCTTTCTGAATTGGCTAATTCTCATCAAGGATTATTAGTTCCTTTAAATAAATTTCCAACCGTTCAACTAGAGAAGGAGTAA
- the nuoL gene encoding NADH-quinone oxidoreductase subunit L, with product MQQQTLLTLIVLLPLVGALLNAFMLRKTSIAVICTIATASVVVPFIFSLMLFFNYIIPGNIVQVDLFNWISVPLVDGKEFNVSFGFTVDRLSGIFLLVITGVGALIHLYSGEYMHHEKRPYRFFVYLNLFIFSMLSLVLGSNMLVTFLGWEGVGVCSYLLIGYWYEDKDNSMAAIKAFVANRVGDAGFLIAIFLCYMLFKTINYAELSAIIAASPQTFLADNSLEITIIGLCILLGVAGKSAQIPLYTWLPDAMAGPTPVSALIHAATMVTSGIYLMSRVSYLLVLSPTVMMTIAIIGAVTAIFSATIGFAQTDIKKVLAYSTCSQLGYMVLACGVGAFQFGVAHVVTHAFFKACLFLGAGSVIHAMHHEQDIRKMGGLFKKMPITATTFLLATLAIIGFPGFSGFFSKDAILAAAWAGPFGNPVFWLVGWITAGFTAFYMLRLTWLVFFGECRAEHPEHIHETNIVITLPLILLAILSVVGGVIAIPEVFTGKVDFITNFLSPVLGQAQATLNANGLHGLHLSHSMEFSLMGASVLIVFVAAIFAILVYKNGPNGGERFASALGPVYRLVRDKWRVDELYAFIFIRPLARVGKVLYSFFDKIIIEGVVNGIPETLYTGTSVASDSQSGMARNYLKFIFISVFIFGLILFL from the coding sequence ATGCAACAACAAACATTACTTACTTTAATAGTTTTACTGCCATTAGTTGGTGCTTTGCTGAATGCATTTATGCTAAGAAAAACGAGCATTGCAGTCATTTGCACTATTGCAACAGCATCTGTTGTTGTTCCTTTTATTTTTTCATTAATGCTATTTTTTAATTATATAATTCCTGGAAATATTGTACAAGTCGATTTATTTAATTGGATCTCTGTTCCATTAGTTGATGGAAAAGAGTTTAATGTATCTTTTGGTTTTACAGTCGATAGATTGTCCGGAATATTTTTACTTGTCATTACAGGTGTAGGTGCTTTAATTCATTTATATTCAGGCGAATATATGCACCACGAAAAAAGACCTTATCGTTTTTTTGTATATTTAAATTTATTTATTTTCTCAATGCTTTCTCTTGTGCTTGGCTCCAATATGCTTGTTACCTTTCTAGGTTGGGAAGGAGTTGGAGTTTGCTCTTATCTACTTATTGGATATTGGTACGAAGATAAAGATAATTCAATGGCTGCAATTAAAGCATTCGTTGCAAATAGAGTTGGTGATGCAGGATTTCTAATAGCAATATTTCTTTGTTATATGCTTTTTAAGACGATTAATTATGCTGAATTATCAGCAATTATTGCAGCATCTCCACAAACATTTTTAGCTGATAATTCTCTCGAAATTACAATTATTGGATTATGCATCTTACTTGGAGTTGCTGGTAAATCTGCACAAATTCCTCTTTATACATGGTTGCCAGATGCAATGGCGGGACCAACTCCTGTTTCAGCATTAATCCATGCGGCAACAATGGTGACTTCAGGCATTTATTTAATGAGTCGTGTTAGTTATCTGTTGGTTTTAAGTCCTACTGTAATGATGACTATAGCAATTATTGGAGCTGTAACAGCAATTTTTTCAGCGACTATTGGATTTGCGCAAACAGACATTAAAAAAGTTCTTGCTTATTCAACATGTAGTCAGCTCGGCTATATGGTTCTTGCTTGTGGAGTTGGTGCCTTTCAATTTGGAGTGGCTCATGTTGTTACACATGCATTTTTTAAAGCTTGTTTATTTTTGGGTGCTGGTAGTGTAATTCACGCTATGCATCATGAACAAGATATAAGAAAAATGGGTGGTTTATTTAAAAAAATGCCGATCACAGCAACAACTTTTTTATTAGCTACTTTAGCAATTATTGGTTTTCCAGGCTTTTCGGGATTTTTTTCAAAAGATGCTATTCTCGCAGCTGCTTGGGCGGGACCTTTTGGCAATCCCGTATTTTGGTTAGTTGGTTGGATTACTGCAGGTTTTACTGCATTTTATATGCTTAGATTAACTTGGCTTGTATTTTTTGGAGAATGTCGTGCTGAACATCCCGAACATATCCATGAAACAAATATAGTTATTACATTGCCTCTTATTCTATTAGCTATTTTATCAGTTGTAGGTGGAGTTATTGCAATTCCAGAAGTATTTACTGGTAAAGTAGATTTTATAACTAATTTTTTATCACCCGTATTAGGACAAGCACAAGCTACATTGAATGCCAATGGTTTACATGGACTCCATTTATCTCATTCAATGGAATTTAGTTTAATGGGAGCTTCTGTTTTAATTGTTTTTGTTGCCGCGATATTTGCAATTTTGGTTTATAAAAATGGACCAAATGGCGGTGAAAGATTCGCGAGTGCTTTAGGGCCAGTATACCGTTTAGTTAGAGATAAATGGAGAGTTGATGAGCTTTATGCATTTATTTTTATCCGTCCTCTCGCTCGAGTTGGAAAGGTTTTATATAGCTTTTTTGACAAAATAATTATTGAGGGTGTCGTAAACGGTATTCCGGAAACATTGTACACAGGCACAAGTGTTGCTAGTGATTCCCAATCAGGAATGGCTAGGAATTATCTCAAGTTTATTTTTATTAGCGTGTTTATTTTTGGGTTAATTCTATTTCTTTGA
- the nuoK gene encoding NADH-quinone oxidoreductase subunit NuoK produces the protein MPSLPELGIYFSILLFIVGLFGVMFRKNLIFMMLSIEVMLNAANLAFISASNMTHTIDGQVIMFFVMAVAACEAGIGLALIISLYRAKSSVEIDDLRVLRG, from the coding sequence ATGCCAAGTCTTCCTGAATTAGGAATATATTTTTCTATACTTCTCTTCATAGTTGGACTTTTTGGGGTCATGTTTAGAAAAAATTTGATTTTTATGATGCTAAGTATTGAGGTTATGTTAAATGCAGCTAATTTAGCATTTATTAGTGCAAGTAATATGACTCATACAATTGATGGGCAAGTGATCATGTTTTTTGTGATGGCTGTGGCTGCATGTGAAGCAGGAATTGGTCTTGCACTTATCATTTCTTTATATCGTGCTAAGTCAAGTGTTGAGATTGATGATCTCAGAGTGCTGAGAGGATAA
- a CDS encoding NADH-quinone oxidoreductase subunit J has translation MLTQISFLIMGILAVFLSALMITRKWPVTAAMLLIVVMMLLAGMYGLLGAHFSAVSQIIVYAGAIMVVFVFVIMLLNLPPEELRYGRVTLGELVLTVLGFLVALFLGTKVGQGYLVSGLNSVSLANARPPYYPASMNENVKNVSALMFTDYLWAFELISFLILVAIVGAIVIAKKAKVNDAKSS, from the coding sequence ATGTTGACTCAAATATCTTTTTTAATAATGGGAATCCTCGCAGTATTTTTATCTGCTTTAATGATTACAAGAAAATGGCCAGTCACTGCCGCAATGTTGCTCATTGTTGTCATGATGCTGCTTGCTGGTATGTATGGTTTACTTGGAGCGCATTTTTCAGCTGTTTCACAAATTATAGTATATGCTGGCGCAATTATGGTAGTATTCGTTTTTGTTATTATGCTCTTGAATTTACCTCCTGAAGAGTTACGTTATGGTAGAGTTACTTTAGGTGAATTAGTTTTAACAGTACTTGGTTTTTTAGTTGCATTATTTCTAGGAACAAAAGTTGGTCAGGGATATTTAGTTTCCGGTCTTAACTCTGTATCGCTTGCAAATGCTAGACCTCCTTATTACCCAGCATCTATGAATGAGAATGTAAAAAATGTATCTGCCTTAATGTTTACTGATTATCTCTGGGCTTTTGAATTAATAAGTTTTTTAATATTAGTAGCTATTGTTGGCGCAATTGTCATAGCAAAGAAAGCGAAGGTGAATGATGCCAAGTCTTCCTGA
- a CDS encoding NADH-quinone oxidoreductase subunit H: protein MFDISMTQVISTILLMLLGIAVGAQVAPIMSWVERRQCAIIQRRLGPNRVGFFKFRLLGLGQPIADAIKLLFKEDFVPPYVHKAFYVLAPVIPVTMGLAVTVAIPWGSHILVNNEVVNLQAVSLNSGFLLIFAFSSLAVYGVTLAGWSSNNKYSLLGGLRASAQMVSYEVAMGLSIIPLIFIWGTLDLQTMITKQSEILWGFLPNWGVFHAPVAFIIFIVAICAETNRLPFDLAESEGELVAGFLTEYGAMRWSLFFLGEYAMMFVMCVLTVSLFFGGYELPWLSQAYLLDTMTPHLGEVVTRWLLLPLGIVVLLTKVIILMWLFVQVRFTIPRFRYDQLMRLGWIYLLPIALVNLIITAIVTAIVKFH from the coding sequence ATGTTTGATATTAGTATGACTCAAGTTATCAGCACCATTCTTCTTATGCTGCTTGGTATAGCAGTAGGTGCACAAGTGGCTCCTATTATGAGTTGGGTAGAACGCAGACAGTGCGCTATTATACAACGTCGATTGGGACCAAATAGAGTCGGTTTTTTTAAGTTTAGATTATTAGGATTAGGGCAACCAATTGCTGATGCAATTAAACTTTTATTTAAAGAAGATTTTGTTCCTCCTTATGTACACAAAGCTTTTTATGTTTTAGCTCCAGTAATTCCTGTTACTATGGGACTTGCTGTTACTGTGGCAATTCCATGGGGAAGTCATATTCTAGTTAATAATGAAGTTGTAAATTTACAAGCAGTAAGCTTGAACTCAGGATTTCTTTTGATATTTGCCTTTTCTTCATTAGCTGTTTATGGTGTTACTTTAGCTGGTTGGTCTTCAAATAATAAATATTCCCTGTTAGGTGGTTTACGCGCTTCTGCACAAATGGTTAGTTATGAAGTAGCTATGGGCCTTAGCATTATTCCTTTAATTTTTATTTGGGGAACATTAGATCTTCAAACTATGATAACGAAACAGTCTGAAATACTTTGGGGATTTCTTCCTAATTGGGGGGTTTTTCACGCACCTGTCGCTTTTATTATATTTATAGTAGCTATTTGTGCAGAAACAAACAGACTGCCATTTGATTTAGCTGAAAGTGAAGGAGAACTTGTAGCCGGATTTTTGACTGAGTACGGAGCTATGCGTTGGTCGCTATTCTTTCTTGGTGAGTACGCAATGATGTTTGTTATGTGTGTACTTACTGTTTCGTTATTTTTTGGTGGATATGAACTTCCTTGGTTATCACAGGCATATTTACTGGACACTATGACGCCTCATCTCGGTGAAGTTGTTACAAGATGGCTCTTATTACCTTTAGGTATAGTTGTTTTATTGACAAAAGTAATTATATTAATGTGGCTATTTGTTCAAGTTAGATTTACTATTCCTCGCTTTAGATATGATCAATTAATGAGATTAGGATGGATATATTTACTTCCTATCGCCCTTGTAAATCTTATAATTACTGCAATTGTCACAGCAATTGTAAAATTTCATTAA
- the ndhC gene encoding NADH-quinone oxidoreductase subunit A has translation MEQSVYSIGLNPYLPILLILVFGLALGLGVSGASLFLGPKKPNSHKLEVYECGLPVTSSAENRFSIKFYLTAILFILFDIETIFMYLWATAFDYLGWFGIVEVGLFLATLAIGYIYVIRRGALRWD, from the coding sequence ATGGAGCAATCCGTTTATTCTATTGGTTTGAATCCTTATTTGCCAATATTGCTCATATTAGTATTTGGGCTTGCACTAGGTCTTGGAGTTAGCGGCGCATCACTTTTTCTTGGCCCTAAAAAACCTAATTCACACAAACTTGAAGTGTATGAATGCGGTTTGCCGGTTACAAGTTCCGCTGAAAACCGGTTTTCAATCAAATTTTATTTAACCGCAATTTTATTTATTCTTTTCGATATTGAAACAATATTTATGTACCTGTGGGCAACTGCGTTTGATTATTTAGGGTGGTTTGGAATTGTTGAAGTTGGATTATTTTTGGCAACTTTAGCAATTGGCTACATATATGTCATCAGACGTGGTGCGTTACGTTGGGATTAA